The Caldisalinibacter kiritimatiensis DNA window AATATGAGAACTTTGTACAATTTTAAGGGGGCAGAGATATGGCAGTATTAAAATGCAGATTTAACAAGTTTATAGTTTTAGAGTATGACAGTAATGGTAGGATGATAAAGAGATATATAACAGTATCTAATACATATCCTGTATTTCTAAAATTAAAAGAAGATTTAGAACATGGAATAAGAATTCCTTATGATATAAAAAAGAGAAAGCGTGGAGAAAGTTTTTATGAATATATTGAAGAAGTTACTAGGAATTTAATTAAGTATAATAAAGGAATATATCAAGATTATGTTGATGATGAAAGCAAGCATAGAGTTCTTAAAAAATTTTCTGATTCAAACTTAGAACAAATAATTTATAATGGTTTTAAATTACTTTTTCTTAAATCTAGTGAAGACCTTATTTTTTTAAACTATATACCTAAAACATTGAGTTATAATCCATTGTCTGACTATATTATCGCTGGATTTACTGAACATAGACATTATCATATATACGACTTTGATATGTTCGGACAAACTATGAAGGTTATAAATACTTACGATGCTTTTATGGAGTATTCAAAAATAAATAATTTCAAAGCTAATTTAAAGATGAATGAACCATTTTTTAGTAGTTTTGATTTTGCTGTTTCGCAAGGATGGAGTATAGTACCTGATAAGACATCGAATTATTGCGAAGAAGAAAAGTATTTAGACGAAGACCTACCACCACTTCCTTTTGCTAGATTTCATTATTACAGAATTTTTGATAAGCTAATAGTTAATAGATATGAAAAATATAAAGATACCGAAGAAATTGATGATGTTTTTGAAAGGTTGTCACAATCTCCAAGTGGTAGTTGTGCATTTTGTGGAGCACCTGTTAGAGAAGGTGATATTTTATGTAGTATGTGTGCTAATAATATAGATTGATTAACATACCTATATAAACTATGAAGTTACACCCATAAGTCTAGGGCAAAAAGAAATATGTGCTAGAGTAAAAGCTGTGTTTAATTATTAATAATAGAATAGAATTAAAAAAATAGTTGCAGTTGCAACTATTTTTTAATATAATATTAGTTGCAATCGCAACTAATATAGAGGTGAGGCTTTATGAATAGAAAGGATTCAATAGGAAGATGGTTAGCTATTATCAATGGCTGTTTAAAATCATATGTATCAAAACAGCTTGAACCTTATAATTTAGGTAGTGGACAGTTTCATTATATTTTATTGCTATATAAACATGATGGCATAACTCAAGAAGAAATGACAAAGTATACTAATAAAGATAAAGGAACCACAGCTAGAGCCATTAAAAAATTAGAAAGGGAAGGATATGTTACTAGAAAGGTAAACCCTGAAGATAAAAGGTCATATAAGATATATCTGACTCAAAAGGTAATTAATATGAAACCAATAATCTTTAATGTGCTTGATAAGTCTATTGAGTTACTAGAACAAGGATTATCAAATGAAGAAAAGGATATGTTGTTAATTGTATTAAAGAAAATGGCTAAAAATGCAGTAAAGAATATGAAAGAAAATTGACATGAAGGGAGAATAATGCAATGAATCAAAGAAGTTATATGCTAGAGAATGAGAAAATAAGTAAATTATTATTAAAGCTATCATTGCCTGCTACAATAGGGATGATTGTAAATGCTTTATATAACATTATTGATACCATATTTATTGGTAAAGGTGTTGGCGCATTAGCTATAGGTGGATTGACCATAGCCTTTCCCATTCAGATGGTAATTATGGCATTTGCACTTATGATAGGAATAGGAGCAGCTTCTGCTGTATCAAGAAGTCTTGGAGCAAAGGATGTAGAAAAAGCTGATTATATTGCTGGTAATGCATTTTTAGCTATATTTATATTAAGTGCTCTTACTGTAGTTTTAGGATACATTTATTTAGAACCAATGCTTAGATTATTTGGTGCTACTGATACATTGTTACCATATGCAAAGGATTATATGTCAATAATTCTTATGGGGAATATTTTCTTTTCATTTGTAATGGCAGCAAATAATCTTGTAAGAGCTGAAGGTAATGCTAAAGATTCAATGAATATTATGCTTATAGGTACAGGATTAAATATAGTATTAGACCCAATATTCATATTTGGATTTAAGCTAGGTATTAAAGGTGCTGCACTTGCAACTATACTTTCTCAATTTATTTCATTTATATATATAATTAATTACTTATATGGAGGAAAGAGCTCATTAAAGGTTAAGTTACATCATTTAAAGCCTAAGTTTGATATTTTAAAAGAAATATTCACAGTAGGATTTGCTTCCTTTGCTAGAAATATGGCTGGAAGTATTTTAGCAATAGTAGTAAATAATTCATTAAGAATATATGGTGGAGATATTGCTATATCAATATTAGGTATAGTGAATAGAGTTATTATGTTTTTATATTTACCTTTATTTGGAGTAGTACAGGGAATGCAGCCTATAGTTGGTTTCAATTATGGTGCTAAAAAATATGATAGAGTAAAAGAAGTTGTTAAAATGTCTATATTAACAACAGTTGTATTGGCTACATTTGGTTTTTTAGTAGGAGAATTATTCCCAGGGTTTATTCTTAAGTTATTCAGTAATGAAAATGAAATAATAACTGAAGGAATTCTAGTTTTACGAATTATAATCAGTATGTCACCGATAATTGGAGTACAAATAATAGGAGCTGCTTTATTCCAAGCACTTGGAAAGGCATTACCATCGTTAATTTTAACTTTACTTAGACAGGTTATTTTATTGATACCGTTAATAATAATTTTACCTAAGATAATGGATAACTCAATATTAGGTGTATGGCTATCTTATCCTATATCAGATTTATTATCTACTATAGTAACTGTAGTATTACTAAAAAAAGAGATGGATAATATTCTAGTTACATCTAGTGATAATAACATACAACCTGATTATTAATAAAAGCACTATGCGTGACGCATAGTGCTTTTAATTACTTATTTTTGAATTTTTAATAAATCTTCTCCAGATTTTATTTTACCTTTTTTAATTACATTTAACCCTTTAATTTCAGCTGTATTAGTTATTACAATAGGAGTTATAACAGATTTAGCTTTTTTCTTGATTAAATCAATATCAAATTCAATTAATTTATCTCCACATTTTACTGTGTCTCCTTGAGAGATAAATGATTTAAAACCTTCTCCATTCATTTTTACAGTATCAATACCTATGTGGATAAGTATTTCTATACCATTGTCAGTAACTATTCCGATAGCATGTTTAGTATTAAATATTTGAGCGATTTTACCATCAACTGGTGAGTAAACAACTCCCTCTGATGGATTAATAGCTATACCGTCACCTATAAGTTTTTGAGCAAATGTTTCATCTGGTACTTGAGACATTTCTATCACTTCACCAGTTAAAGGTGATTTGATGATAGTAGAGTTATTATCAACTGTATTATTTGCTGTACTTTGAGTAAGCATAAGTTTTTTGATTTCTTCTTTTAATTGTTCAGATTCAGTACCAAAGATAATTTGGAAGTTACCTCCACCAGCATCTAATATACCAGCTGAACCTAATTGTTTTAATCTGTCTTTATTAACTAGTGATGAATCTTGAACTGAAAGTCTTAGTCTTGTTATACATGCATCTAGATTTTCAATATTGTTTGCTCCACCAAGTGCCTTTAATACTTCAATGGCCTTTTCTGATGAGGATACTTCTATAGTTTCTTCTGAGTCATTATCTTCTCTACCTGGAGTTTTGATATCTAATATTTTTATTAGCCAGTAGAAAACTACAAAGTATAATGCAAATATAGCTGGTCCTACTATAGTAAATAAATAGATACTATTCTTTTGGTTAAAGAATCCAACTACATAGTCTATAAGTGAAGCTGAGAATGTATATCCAAGATGTATATCAAAGTAGCTTGTTAATAGTCCAGATAAAAATGCTGCAAGAACATGGAATACATATAAAATAGGTGCAACGAAAATAAATGAGAACTCAATTGGTTCAGTGATACCTGTAATAATTGATGTTAATGCAGCTGAAAGCATAATACCAGCTACAGCTTTTTTCTTTTTACTATTTGCCCTTAAGTACATAGCTAGTGTTGCAGCTGGAAGACCGAATAACATAATAGGGAATTCAGAAGCCATAAATCTACCAGCTGTAGGGTCACCAGCAAAATATCTAGCAGTTTCCCCATGTAAAACCTGTCCAGATTTAGTTACAAATTCTCCAAATTCATAAAGGAATGGAGGATAGTAAACATGGTGTAATCCTACAGGGATAAGTAATCTTTTACCTGCTGCATAGAATGCAGGTCCAAGACTAGAGTTCATTATACTTGTACCAAATGCATTTATTTGGTCTTGGATTGGAGGCCATATAAAGCCAAATAATATACCAACTACTAATGATGCAGCAGCTGTAATTATAGGAACTAATCTTTTACCAGAGAAGAATCCTAATACAGGATGAAGTTTTGTTTGGAAGTATTTTTTATAAAGTCTAGCTGATAATAGACCTATTACAATACCTCCAAAAACCCCTGTGTTAATTGCCATTTCAAGACCTCTTAAATCAGCAACGACATTAATAACATTAGTCATAGTAAAGTAACCTACAACTGCTGCAAGTCCTGCAACTCCTTCACCAGAAGCAAATCCTATAGCAACTCCAATAGCAAAAACAACTGGTAATTGTTCAAAGATAGCTAAACCTCCACTAAAAATCACTTGACCAAAACCATGTACGAATTGATTTGTTATTTCACCTGATGCATTTTCTGTAAAGTTTTGAAGCAGCCTTCCAAGAGCTACTAATAGACCAGCAGCAGGAAGAACTGAAACTGGCATCATTAGTGATTTACCTATTTGTTGTAAAGTAGCAAATATTTTGTTCTTATTGTTACTCATTTTATTACCTCCTTAAGAATATACTAATTTGTTTTGTTAAAGTAATACCCTCGAGAGTATTTAAAGATTACAAATAATTAAATAACCTCTAATTAATATCCAATAATTTTGTAGCTACAAATTATATATAAAAAAGACATGAGCTAAGGAAAGGGTACAAGTATACACTTATACCAATAATAAGTGTATACCATACCCCCTATGCCTTAGCTCATGCCTGATCGAATCAGTAACACGCTAAGTTATTTATCTATTTTAGTGGGTATTTTTTGAGTTTATGTAAATGTAGTGCTATATATCCTATTTCATCATCAGGAACTTTTATACGTAAATCATTTTCAATAATTTTAGAAATATCGTAAGCGATTTTGTATTCATATTTAAATTCATCTTTAACCTTTTGTAATAGAACATTTTCTATACATTTACCTTCATTAAGTCTATTTAGTACTCCTTTTAAGTGCATTACAAATCTAATATAGTCAAATGAGCCTTTACTCAAATCAATTTGTAATTTCCTTTGTGTATAATCAATAATTTTACTTACTATTTTAGAATTTTTAAAAGCATCTCTTTTAACTTTATTTTTTCTTGCACCATATATATGAAAGGTTATAAAACCAATTTCTGCATCAGGAATTTTTATGTTTAGATTTTCGCGTAAAATGTTTACAGCTTTTTCAGCTAGTTTATATTCTTGAGGGTATAGAAGTTTCGTTTCAAATAGAAAAGGATTAACTATTTCAATACCCTCTTCTAATCTCTTAATCGCAAAGTTAATATGGTCTATTAATCCAATGTGTATATGGGGGTTAAGGTTTTCTTTAAGCTCTTTTGAAACCATTGAGATAATTCTTTCTGTTAATTCTAATATTTTGGGATCTACTTTAGATAAAAGGTTTTCATATTCTATCAAATTAAAATCATCTAATGAGATGAATATTTTTTCAATGTTATCGGAATCTTTCAATATCATATTTTTCTTTTTTCCAAAGCCTATCCCTTTACCTAATAAAACGTAATTTTTATCTTCTTTATTAGCCAGCACTACATTGTTACTTAATGGCTTTATTATTTTATATTCCATAATTTAAATTCCCCCATGAGAATGCTTTCACATGAAATAGCTGTTACGAAAATTGATTTTACTAAATAATAAATAAATTGTCAATACTAAATTATATGTTAATAATTTTACAATTTATTTTTGTGCTTACAGTCCTTACAGTAACCATATAATTCAATTTTATGTTGAGTTAAATCAAAACCTTTCTCTTCGGCAAAAGCTTTTAAGTCATCAAAAGGGCAGAAAGGTATAACTTCAGTTTTGCCACAACATTTACAAATAATATGATGATGATGTTCATCTAATGAAACTAAACTAAATAAAGAGTAATCGTCATTTATAGTGATTTTATGGACAAAGTCTAATGAATTCAGAATATCTAAATTTCTATATATGGTAGAAAGATTTACTTTAGAATTTTTTATTTTGACTTTATTAAATAGTTTTTCAGCTGATATAAAATGGTCCTGATAGTCAATTAAGACTTCCAAAATAGCTTTTCTTTGAGAAGTAATTTTGTATCCGTTTTCTTTAAGTTTTTTTTGTAATTCTTCAATACTCATATAAAACCACTCCTATTTGGATATAATTATATATTAATTCGACTAATTGTTCAATTAAATTAAGTTTTACATGGGTAGGTATTTGATAGTAAAAAAGTAAATAGCCTTGACTTTTACATAAAAAAGGTATATGTTATAAATGTAAATGCAAATCATTTGCAATTACTTATAGGGAGGGAAGGCTATGAAGTTTATTAAGTATATCTTAGCTGGTATAACTTTATTCATAGTAATAAGTTTTATAGGGTGTACAGTAGATACAGTTGATAATTCTAAAGAAGATAAATTAACAGTAGCTGTTGCAATAGTTCCTGAAGAAGAATTTGTTAAGGCTGTCGCAGGTGATTTGGTAGATATTGTAACTATGATTCCACCAGGTAATAGTCCTGCTAATTATAAACCTTCACCAAGGGAAATCGAAAAATTCTCTAGAGCATCTATATATTTTTCTATGGGGGTTCCTACAGAAGAAGCAAATATAATACCTAAGGCTAAAGTATTTAATAAAAACTTAAAAATAGTCTCTTTAGCAGAAAAAGTCGGAGTAGTTTATCCCCATAGATATTTTGACAATAATACTACTGGGAGAAGAGACCCTCACATTTGGTTATCTCCAAAAAGAGTTAAAGTGATGATTGAAGTAATTAGAGATGAGTTAAGTGAATTAGACCCTAAAAATAAAAGTATTTATTTTAAAAATGCTTCAAAATACATAAACAAGTTAGATACTATCGATGAAGAAATTAAGGCAACATTTAAAGAAGTGAATAATAAATCGTTTATAGTTTATCATCCATCATTTGGGTATTTTGCTGAAGATTATGGCTTAGAAATGGTTGCAATCGAGAAGTCAGGTAAAAAAGCAACTGCTAAAGAAGTACAAAGGGTTGTTGAACTAGCTAAAGAAAAAGGAATAAAAGTAATCTTTTATCAAGCTGAGTTTGATAACGAACAAGCTGAAATTATTGCAAATGAGATAGATGGAAAGGTGATTGAGGTAGCACCTTTAGCTCCAAATTATATAGAAAACTTAAAAGTTATAACAGATACCTTTAAGCAAGCATTAAAATAGGGGGAGTCAGTATGTACGATATAGAAGTTAAAAATGTTAGTATATTTTATGATTCGGTATGTGCTTTGAAGGACATTAATTTTAAAGTAAAGAGAAAACAATTTTTAGGGATTATAGGACCTAATGGTGGCGGAAAAACAACTCTTTTGAAATTGCTACTAGGCATAATTAAACCTAGTAGTGGTACTGTAAAAATTAGAGATGGTAGAAGTATAGGATATGTTCCACAGTTTAGTAGCTTTGACAAAAAGTTTCCTATAAAAGTTTTAGATGTAGTTCTAATGGGATTATTGCCTAATAAGGTTAGATTGTTTCATCGATTTTCGAAAAAGGATATAAAAAAAGTAGAACAGGTTATGGAGGAATTAGGTATATTGGAATTTAAAGATAGACAGATAGGGAAGCTTTCAGGGGGACAGCTTCAAAAAGTACTAATTGCTAGGGCTTTAGTTACAGAGCCTAATATTTTACTATTAGATGAACCTACAGCTAGTATAGATGCTAATGCTAAAACTGAAATATATAAATTACTAAAGAAATTAAATGAAGAAAAAACTATAATTTTAGTCAGTCATGATATAGGTATTATTTCATCATATATTGACAGTATTGCATGTTTAAACAAAACTTTATATTATCATGATGAAAATAATTCACGTTTAGATAATGAAACTTTAAAAAAAACCTATGGTTGTCCAATAGACTTAATAACCCATGGAACTACTCCCCATAGAGTACTTAAATTTCATGAGGAGGATGAAAATGATTAGTTCACTGTTTAGTTATACGTACATGAGAAATGCTTTTTTGGCAGCAGTTATGACCAGTATTGTTTGTGGCATTATTGGGACTATCATAGTAGAAAAAAGATTAGTAATGATGAGTGGAGGTATTGCCCATACATCATTTGGTGGTATAGGTATGGGATATTTTTTAGGGATTGAGCCGATAATAGGAGCTCTTATTTTTTCAATTATTGCAGCATTTAGTATTGCTGGAATAAGGAGACGTACTAATACTAATTCTGATTCATTAATTGGTATGTTTTGGGCTATTGGTATGGCACTTGGTATAATGTTTATAGCTTTTACTCCAGGATATCCTCCAGATATGACATCATACTTGTTTGGGGATATTTTAACTGTATCTAATTTTTCAATAAAATTGATGGGAATTGTAGATGTTATTGTAGTTATAACTATAGTGTCATTGTTTAACTATTGGAAGGCATATTTGTTTGATGACCAATTTACAAAGGTTTTAGGAATTCCAACTTTATTTCTTGAAAATTTTCTTTTTATTTTAATTGCTTTAACAATAGTCGTATTAATTAAAGTTGTAGGAATTATATTAGTTATTGCGCTTTTAACCATTCCACCAGCGATAGCTAAATTTTTTACATATAACTTAAAAAAAAAGATTTTATTATCAATAGGAGTGGGAATGATATTAAGTGTATTAGGTTTGTTTATATCATATCAATTTAATATAGCGTCAGGAGCAACTATTATACTATTAAATGGTGCTGCATATTTTACAGTGCTAATTTTAAATAGATTTAAAAGTACAAAGCACTAGATACAATGGAGGTGGTTAAATTATAACTTCATTTGAACCAATAGTAGATGAAAAAGCTAAACTTATAATATTAGGTTCAATGCCTGGAGTTGAATCACTAAGGCAGAATCAATATTATGCACACAAAAGAAATCAGTTTTGGGATATTATATATGGTGTTTTTGACGAAGAAAAGGAGGAGAAATATTCTGATAGGGTAAAATTTTTAAATAAGAAAAATATAGCACTATGGGATGTAATAAAACAATGTGAGAGAGAAGGAAGTCTTGATGCAAATATTAGGAATGAGGAAATGAATAATCTAAAAGACTTTTTTAATAAATATACTAATATACAATATGTTTTATTTAATGGAACTACTGCAAAGAGACTGTTTAAAAAATATATTGGATTTAATGTACCTACAATAACTAATTATTATCAGTTGCCTTCTACTAGTCCAGCTAATACAAGACCATTTAAAGAAAAATTACAAAAGTGGATGATAATAAAAGAATTATTGTGCAATATTTAACTTTAAGCAGCTAATATAGTTGCTTTTTTTGTTATACAAAATCAAATTCAGAAAAATAGGAAAATTACAAAAATTAAAAGGGATTTTTATTTACTTATAGAATAAATATTAAATAAGCAACTAGTAAGGAGGTGGAAATAAGAATAATAAGAATAAGAGTTATTAAAGCAAAATGTAAAAAAAGAAAGGGGTTATAACAAAAGGAGGTTTTTATGTGAAAAAAGGCAAAATATCGTCTATCGCTTTAGTTGTTATTTTGATTATAGTTTTTGCTTTAGCAGCTTATGCAGGAGCAACAAAAACTGATGATTCTAGTTTTGGTTGGGTATCATTATTACCACCGGTTTTAGCTATTGTATTAGCATTTTTAACAAAGCAAGTATTATTGTCACTTTTCCTAGGTATTTTTATTGGTGCTATGATGTTAAATGGAGGTAATCCATTTTATGGATTCTTAAGAACTTAGATGAATTTATGCTAGGGTCAGCTGCTGATTCATGGAATGCAGCTATATTGATTTTTACTCTGAGTATAGGTGGTATGGTCGGTGTTATTGGAAAAATGGGAGGTACTAAAGCAATAGCTGAAGCACTTGCTAAAAAAGCCAAAACAGCTAGAAGTGCTCAGATAGCAACATGGATTTTAGGATTATGTGTGTTTTTTGATGATTATGCTAATACTTTAATTGTTGGACCTACGATGAGACCATTAACAGATAAATTGAAAGTTTCAAGGGAAAAACTAGCTTATATTGTTGACTCAACAGCTGCACCTGTGGTAGGTATGGCCTTGGTATCAACTTGGATAGGATATGAGATTGGACTTATAAAGAATGCATACGAAAGTATAGGAATTGATGCAAATATTTATGGAGTATTTATTAAGACCATTCCTTATAGATTTTATAGTATATTTGCACTTATTTTAGTTTTAGTATTAGCCATATCAAGAAAAGAATTTGGTCCTATGTATGATGCAGAAAAGAGAGCAAGGTTAACAGGTAAAGTATTAGGTGAAGATGCAAAGCCAATGGCTAGTGATGAGATTACAAAAATGGAGTTAAAAGAAGGCACAGAGTTAAGAGCATCAAATGCAATTGTTCCGATTCTAACTTTAATTGTAGTATCCTTTATAGGGCTTTGGTATAATGGATACAATGCAGCTATAGCAGATGGACTAAATATTAAATGGTATACTTGGGTTGGTATTAGAGAAAGTTTCGGTTATGCTGATGCTAGTGTTGTTTTAATATGGGGCGCAGTAGTAGCAAGTATAGTAGCTATAACAATGGCTGTATCTCAAAAAATATTATCTTTGGGTGAAGCCTTTGATTCATGGGTAGAAGGAGCTAAATCTTTATTAATCACTTGTATGATACTAGTATTGGCTTGGTCTTTAGGAAGTGTAACGGATGGAGTTGGAACTGCAGATTTTTTAGTAGGTGTAGTATCTGAAAGCATTCCAGGTGGATTTTTACCAATACTTGTATTTGTTATATCTTGTTTAGTGGCATTTTCAACAGGAACTTCTTGGGGTACTATGGCAATTGTTATACCGTTAGCTGTACCTTTAGCTAATAGTTATGTAGTAGCTGGAGCTGCTGAGCCTTCATTAATAATCGCTACATTAAGTTCAGTGTTAACTGGTTCAATATTTGGAGATCATTGTTCACCAATATCAGATACAACTATTATGTCATCTATGGCTTCGGCATCAGATCATATAGACCACGTAAAAACACAAGTACCTTATGCTTTAACTGGAGCTGTATTAGCAATATTAGGTTATATTATAGTTGGATTATCGGGATTAGGAACTATACCTGCTTTACTTATTTCATTAGTAGGTGGAGTTATATTAATTATAGTTATAGTTCAAGTATTAGGTAAGAGTGTTGCAGAGGAAGATTTATTAGAAGC harbors:
- a CDS encoding metal ABC transporter solute-binding protein, Zn/Mn family yields the protein MKFIKYILAGITLFIVISFIGCTVDTVDNSKEDKLTVAVAIVPEEEFVKAVAGDLVDIVTMIPPGNSPANYKPSPREIEKFSRASIYFSMGVPTEEANIIPKAKVFNKNLKIVSLAEKVGVVYPHRYFDNNTTGRRDPHIWLSPKRVKVMIEVIRDELSELDPKNKSIYFKNASKYINKLDTIDEEIKATFKEVNNKSFIVYHPSFGYFAEDYGLEMVAIEKSGKKATAKEVQRVVELAKEKGIKVIFYQAEFDNEQAEIIANEIDGKVIEVAPLAPNYIENLKVITDTFKQALK
- a CDS encoding Na+/H+ antiporter NhaC family protein; the protein is MLGSAADSWNAAILIFTLSIGGMVGVIGKMGGTKAIAEALAKKAKTARSAQIATWILGLCVFFDDYANTLIVGPTMRPLTDKLKVSREKLAYIVDSTAAPVVGMALVSTWIGYEIGLIKNAYESIGIDANIYGVFIKTIPYRFYSIFALILVLVLAISRKEFGPMYDAEKRARLTGKVLGEDAKPMASDEITKMELKEGTELRASNAIVPILTLIVVSFIGLWYNGYNAAIADGLNIKWYTWVGIRESFGYADASVVLIWGAVVASIVAITMAVSQKILSLGEAFDSWVEGAKSLLITCMILVLAWSLGSVTDGVGTADFLVGVVSESIPGGFLPILVFVISCLVAFSTGTSWGTMAIVIPLAVPLANSYVVAGAAEPSLIIATLSSVLTGSIFGDHCSPISDTTIMSSMASASDHIDHVKTQVPYALTGAVLAILGYIIVGLSGLGTIPALLISLVGGVILIIVIVQVLGKSVAEEDLLEAEKKTVE
- a CDS encoding Fur family transcriptional regulator, with the protein product MSIEELQKKLKENGYKITSQRKAILEVLIDYQDHFISAEKLFNKVKIKNSKVNLSTIYRNLDILNSLDFVHKITINDDYSLFSLVSLDEHHHHIICKCCGKTEVIPFCPFDDLKAFAEEKGFDLTQHKIELYGYCKDCKHKNKL
- a CDS encoding MarR family winged helix-turn-helix transcriptional regulator, translated to MNRKDSIGRWLAIINGCLKSYVSKQLEPYNLGSGQFHYILLLYKHDGITQEEMTKYTNKDKGTTARAIKKLEREGYVTRKVNPEDKRSYKIYLTQKVINMKPIIFNVLDKSIELLEQGLSNEEKDMLLIVLKKMAKNAVKNMKEN
- a CDS encoding metal ABC transporter permease, giving the protein MISSLFSYTYMRNAFLAAVMTSIVCGIIGTIIVEKRLVMMSGGIAHTSFGGIGMGYFLGIEPIIGALIFSIIAAFSIAGIRRRTNTNSDSLIGMFWAIGMALGIMFIAFTPGYPPDMTSYLFGDILTVSNFSIKLMGIVDVIVVITIVSLFNYWKAYLFDDQFTKVLGIPTLFLENFLFILIALTIVVLIKVVGIILVIALLTIPPAIAKFFTYNLKKKILLSIGVGMILSVLGLFISYQFNIASGATIILLNGAAYFTVLILNRFKSTKH
- a CDS encoding MATE family efflux transporter; translation: MNQRSYMLENEKISKLLLKLSLPATIGMIVNALYNIIDTIFIGKGVGALAIGGLTIAFPIQMVIMAFALMIGIGAASAVSRSLGAKDVEKADYIAGNAFLAIFILSALTVVLGYIYLEPMLRLFGATDTLLPYAKDYMSIILMGNIFFSFVMAANNLVRAEGNAKDSMNIMLIGTGLNIVLDPIFIFGFKLGIKGAALATILSQFISFIYIINYLYGGKSSLKVKLHHLKPKFDILKEIFTVGFASFARNMAGSILAIVVNNSLRIYGGDIAISILGIVNRVIMFLYLPLFGVVQGMQPIVGFNYGAKKYDRVKEVVKMSILTTVVLATFGFLVGELFPGFILKLFSNENEIITEGILVLRIIISMSPIIGVQIIGAALFQALGKALPSLILTLLRQVILLIPLIIILPKIMDNSILGVWLSYPISDLLSTIVTVVLLKKEMDNILVTSSDNNIQPDY
- a CDS encoding DNA-deoxyinosine glycosylase, which produces MVDEKAKLIILGSMPGVESLRQNQYYAHKRNQFWDIIYGVFDEEKEEKYSDRVKFLNKKNIALWDVIKQCEREGSLDANIRNEEMNNLKDFFNKYTNIQYVLFNGTTAKRLFKKYIGFNVPTITNYYQLPSTSPANTRPFKEKLQKWMIIKELLCNI
- a CDS encoding BglG family transcription antiterminator encodes the protein MEYKIIKPLSNNVVLANKEDKNYVLLGKGIGFGKKKNMILKDSDNIEKIFISLDDFNLIEYENLLSKVDPKILELTERIISMVSKELKENLNPHIHIGLIDHINFAIKRLEEGIEIVNPFLFETKLLYPQEYKLAEKAVNILRENLNIKIPDAEIGFITFHIYGARKNKVKRDAFKNSKIVSKIIDYTQRKLQIDLSKGSFDYIRFVMHLKGVLNRLNEGKCIENVLLQKVKDEFKYEYKIAYDISKIIENDLRIKVPDDEIGYIALHLHKLKKYPLK
- a CDS encoding metal ABC transporter ATP-binding protein; this encodes MYDIEVKNVSIFYDSVCALKDINFKVKRKQFLGIIGPNGGGKTTLLKLLLGIIKPSSGTVKIRDGRSIGYVPQFSSFDKKFPIKVLDVVLMGLLPNKVRLFHRFSKKDIKKVEQVMEELGILEFKDRQIGKLSGGQLQKVLIARALVTEPNILLLDEPTASIDANAKTEIYKLLKKLNEEKTIILVSHDIGIISSYIDSIACLNKTLYYHDENNSRLDNETLKKTYGCPIDLITHGTTPHRVLKFHEEDEND